Proteins found in one Seonamhaeicola sp. S2-3 genomic segment:
- a CDS encoding DUF6702 family protein: MQRFKPFLFFLIIPLIAFTNIHKYYISVTQIEYVKEEKSIQIISRIFIDDLENVLRKRYNDSIIIDDPQYVKETNKYIEKYLRNKIKIKVNGAETNFNFVGKEYNLDIVKCYLEIKNIENITSFEISNKVLFDMFDDQQNIIKTNINSKQKSFILVSQNDTVVLNFN, from the coding sequence ATGCAGCGTTTTAAACCATTTCTTTTCTTTTTAATAATTCCTTTAATTGCATTTACAAATATTCATAAATATTACATTAGTGTTACTCAAATAGAGTATGTAAAAGAAGAAAAATCAATACAAATCATCTCAAGAATTTTTATTGATGATTTAGAAAATGTACTACGTAAAAGGTACAATGATTCTATAATTATTGATGACCCTCAATACGTTAAAGAAACCAATAAGTATATTGAAAAATACTTGAGAAATAAAATAAAAATAAAGGTTAACGGAGCGGAAACTAATTTTAATTTTGTTGGTAAAGAGTACAATTTAGATATAGTAAAATGTTATCTTGAAATTAAAAATATAGAAAACATAACCTCTTTTGAAATAAGCAACAAAGTTTTGTTTGATATGTTTGATGACCAACAAAACATTATAAAAACTAATATAAACTCTAAACAAAAGAGTTTCATTTTAGTGTCTCAGAACGATACGGTGGTGTTAAATTTTAATTAA
- a CDS encoding twin-arginine translocase TatA/TatE family subunit gives MIYRPTFLFISGAEITFILFIVIMVFGADKLPEIARGLGKGMRVLKDATNDIKHEITKTAENHGIDTSITNDVKKELDKVKDDLEDFTGSVKRKL, from the coding sequence GTGATATATCGACCTACATTTTTATTTATAAGCGGCGCAGAAATAACTTTTATACTCTTTATAGTTATTATGGTTTTTGGCGCAGATAAATTACCAGAAATTGCTCGTGGTTTAGGTAAAGGTATGCGCGTGCTTAAAGATGCTACAAACGACATAAAGCATGAGATTACTAAAACTGCAGAAAACCACGGTATAGATACCAGTATAACTAATGATGTAAAAAAAGAATTAGATAAGGTAAAAGACGATTTAGAAGATTTTACCGGTTCTGTAAAGCGTAAATTATAA
- a CDS encoding transposase → MSGKRLQRHYKDHLSDFKQWEHKSHAKQWLVFPENLGSYLSIDETALSKGELYTIITNKKAKGKKGALVGIFHGTKVEPIIEQLLKIPAKKRAKVKEITLDMANSMKTISTKCFPKAIQVTDRFHVQKLAIEALQDLRIKYRWEALDQENEQIKLSRAADKEFKPVTFSNGDSSKQLLARSRYLLYKSPDKWTPNQKERGQILFNEYPELKKAYGLVQGLRNIFNQAIDIKVAYTKLAHWYKDVEESGFKSFQTVANSITLNYRSVLNYFINRSTNASAESFNAKVKAFRSQFRGVRNTEYFLYRLIKLYS, encoded by the coding sequence ATGTCCGGAAAAAGGCTTCAAAGACATTATAAGGATCACTTAAGTGATTTTAAGCAATGGGAGCATAAGAGTCATGCTAAACAGTGGCTTGTTTTCCCTGAAAACTTAGGTTCTTATTTATCCATTGATGAGACAGCGCTGTCCAAGGGAGAGCTCTATACCATCATTACCAATAAGAAGGCCAAAGGAAAGAAAGGGGCTTTAGTTGGGATATTCCACGGAACTAAAGTGGAGCCTATTATCGAACAACTCTTGAAGATCCCAGCAAAGAAGCGTGCTAAAGTGAAAGAGATTACCTTAGACATGGCTAACTCTATGAAAACAATCTCCACTAAATGTTTCCCGAAAGCCATCCAAGTAACAGACAGGTTCCATGTACAGAAGCTGGCAATAGAGGCGCTCCAAGATCTTCGTATCAAATACCGATGGGAAGCTTTGGATCAAGAAAATGAACAGATAAAGCTATCTAGAGCTGCCGACAAAGAATTTAAACCTGTAACTTTTTCTAATGGTGATAGCTCAAAACAACTCCTGGCCAGGAGTAGATATCTACTGTATAAATCCCCAGATAAATGGACTCCAAATCAGAAAGAGAGGGGACAGATATTGTTTAATGAATACCCAGAATTAAAGAAAGCTTATGGACTTGTTCAAGGCTTGAGGAATATTTTTAACCAAGCCATAGATATTAAAGTAGCTTACACCAAACTAGCCCACTGGTACAAAGATGTAGAGGAGTCAGGATTTAAGAGCTTCCAAACGGTAGCCAATAGTATTACTTTAAATTACCGCTCTGTACTCAACTATTTTATAAACAGAAGTACTAATGCTTCAGCTGAATCCTTTAATGCCAAAGTAAAGGCTTTTAGATCTCAATTTAGGGGAGTCAGGAATACGGAATACTTCTTATATCGCTTGATTAAATTATATTCTTAA
- a CDS encoding response regulator yields MRLIHDYGKAISSYSLGNIYCLMHEFTNAKTSYLEMLEAAKNSKDMSLIAKAYLSLGEFEKEVGASETALHHLEKALAYISTSNYLGMNEYDKIQFESILLKSRINLCELYLNKSELDKALMNLLKLGKIIDTNKKLKTSYLSEFNYLYGVYFLEKELYNNAQNKFKEALKILKKIKSKNHEKINQQFVKVYDKLAEAYAKSGKNEEAYLALLEHNKYNNKFINDKRISYEAITKSKFLIEDYKNNVQLAEKEKALLVQKADKIQSTNFVITMVLILLAITVILLIRAYRAKRKLNKVLGEQNNILEYAKNEAIKSSELKSNFISNVTHELRTPLYGVVGITSLLLKNNNLSASDNKMLESLKYSGDYLLNLINEVLQFGKIESKKLELKNVTINLRELIKNNVNSFNYKLQETNNKIVTTIDDNVPKYIKCDGVRLSQVLINLIGNSIKFTESSYIYVRVKTLNLSNDSVRLHFEIQDEGKGIPKDKFNTIFEEFQQLDEESNTNYKGTGLGLSITKKIIELFGSEIVLQSEVGVGTTISFDLNLEIDNEKKSEEDAEEVVGKLVNLKQKHKILIAEDNKINQIVTKNLLIKQNYVCKVVENGLEAIKVIENENFDLILMDINMPIMNGVEATKIIREKDDNIPVIALTAADIDYVKENYNNIGFTGILTKPFDNNELFQMIQASIQNSKKYNNVLENVS; encoded by the coding sequence TTGAGATTGATCCATGATTATGGTAAAGCTATTTCTAGTTATAGTTTAGGTAATATATATTGTCTCATGCATGAATTTACCAATGCTAAAACTAGCTATTTAGAAATGTTAGAGGCAGCAAAAAACTCTAAAGATATGAGTTTAATTGCCAAAGCTTACTTAAGTCTAGGTGAGTTTGAAAAAGAAGTAGGCGCTTCAGAAACAGCATTACATCATTTAGAAAAAGCCTTGGCATATATTTCAACTAGTAATTATCTAGGAATGAATGAATATGATAAAATACAATTTGAATCTATTTTATTAAAATCTAGAATTAACCTTTGTGAATTATATCTTAATAAATCAGAATTAGATAAAGCTTTAATGAACTTATTAAAATTAGGTAAAATAATTGATACTAATAAAAAATTAAAAACCTCATATTTAAGTGAATTTAATTATCTATATGGTGTTTATTTTTTGGAAAAGGAACTTTACAATAATGCTCAAAATAAATTTAAAGAAGCACTTAAAATTTTAAAGAAAATAAAATCGAAAAATCACGAAAAAATAAACCAACAATTTGTTAAGGTTTATGATAAATTAGCAGAGGCTTATGCCAAATCTGGAAAGAATGAAGAGGCTTATTTAGCTTTGTTAGAACATAATAAATACAACAATAAATTCATTAATGATAAAAGAATTAGTTACGAAGCTATTACTAAATCTAAATTTCTTATAGAAGATTACAAGAATAACGTACAATTAGCAGAAAAAGAAAAAGCCCTTCTTGTACAAAAAGCAGATAAAATTCAATCTACAAATTTTGTAATAACAATGGTGCTAATATTATTAGCTATTACAGTAATTTTATTAATAAGAGCTTATAGAGCAAAAAGAAAACTAAATAAAGTTTTAGGAGAGCAAAATAATATTTTAGAATATGCTAAAAACGAAGCAATAAAATCATCTGAATTAAAATCTAATTTTATATCTAATGTTACACATGAGCTAAGAACACCTCTTTATGGTGTAGTTGGTATTACCTCACTATTACTTAAAAACAACAATTTAAGTGCCAGTGACAATAAAATGTTAGAATCTTTAAAATACTCTGGAGACTATCTTTTAAATTTAATAAATGAAGTTTTACAATTTGGCAAAATAGAATCTAAAAAATTAGAGTTAAAAAATGTAACCATTAACTTAAGAGAGTTAATAAAAAATAATGTTAATTCCTTTAATTATAAGTTGCAAGAAACAAATAATAAAATAGTTACTACCATTGATGATAATGTACCTAAATATATTAAGTGTGATGGTGTTAGGCTATCTCAAGTATTAATTAACTTAATAGGTAACAGTATTAAATTTACAGAAAGCAGCTATATTTACGTACGTGTTAAGACTTTAAATTTAAGTAATGATAGCGTAAGGTTACATTTTGAAATTCAAGATGAAGGTAAAGGAATTCCTAAAGATAAATTCAATACTATTTTTGAAGAATTTCAACAATTAGATGAAGAGAGTAATACTAATTACAAAGGAACTGGTTTAGGGCTTTCCATAACTAAAAAAATAATTGAACTTTTTGGTAGCGAAATTGTACTACAAAGTGAAGTAGGTGTTGGAACCACCATTAGTTTTGATTTAAATTTAGAAATTGATAATGAGAAAAAGTCAGAAGAAGATGCAGAAGAAGTGGTTGGTAAATTAGTTAATCTAAAACAAAAGCATAAGATTTTAATTGCCGAAGACAATAAAATAAACCAAATAGTAACTAAAAACTTATTGATTAAACAAAATTACGTATGTAAAGTGGTTGAAAATGGGTTAGAAGCCATAAAAGTTATTGAAAATGAAAATTTTGATTTGATTTTGATGGATATTAATATGCCTATTATGAATGGTGTTGAAGCAACAAAAATTATTAGAGAAAAGGATGATAACATACCCGTAATTGCACTTACTGCCGCAGATATTGATTATGTTAAAGAGAATTATAATAACATAGGGTTTACGGGAATATTAACCAAACCATTTGATAATAATGAACTTTTTCAAATGATTCAGGCAAGTATTCAAAATAGTAAAAAATATAATAATGTATTAGAAAATGTTTCTTAA
- a CDS encoding O-methyltransferase, with translation MHFLPEELDAYVVAHSENEPELLQQLTRETYQKILQPRMLSGHYQGRLLSMISKLVNPKNILEIGTYTGYSALCLAEGMQKNGVLHTIDVNEELVDFQRKYFDKSDYGNQIIQHLGNALDIIPKLDKTFDLIFIDADKDNYPNYYNIIIDKLNLGGIILSDNVLWSGKVIEELKPNDTATKALLEYNKLLKEDSRLETVILPIRDGLTISRKL, from the coding sequence ATGCATTTTTTACCTGAAGAATTAGACGCTTATGTTGTAGCTCACTCTGAAAACGAACCAGAGTTATTACAACAATTAACCCGAGAAACGTACCAAAAAATTTTGCAACCACGTATGTTAAGTGGTCATTATCAAGGGCGTTTGTTAAGCATGATTTCTAAATTGGTTAATCCTAAAAATATTTTAGAAATTGGCACTTACACAGGGTATTCTGCTTTGTGTTTAGCTGAAGGCATGCAAAAAAACGGGGTTTTACATACTATTGATGTGAATGAAGAATTGGTTGATTTTCAAAGAAAATATTTTGATAAATCTGATTATGGAAATCAAATTATTCAGCATTTAGGAAATGCTTTAGATATTATACCCAAGCTTGATAAAACATTTGATTTAATTTTTATTGATGCTGATAAAGATAATTACCCCAATTATTATAATATTATTATTGATAAACTAAACCTTGGAGGCATTATTTTATCTGACAATGTGCTTTGGAGCGGCAAAGTAATTGAAGAGCTAAAACCCAATGATACAGCTACTAAAGCTTTACTTGAATATAATAAATTACTAAAGGAAGACTCTAGGTTAGAGACTGTAATTTTACCTATTAGAGATGGTTTAACTATTAGTAGAAAACTGTGA
- a CDS encoding amidohydrolase family protein produces the protein MKKKLRINGHSHLLPYPEEIPDYMREKGIFWVDKDRKYMLQKDWSRPVTDSSFFLHEKLEWMERNKIDHAVVLNLSQLYGNGLRVEEMKKALRFQNDFNAKIQHNYPSKFTCGFVVHPGFVRSACWEIERCVEEHGLQLLCLPTHYMDTIGTWRCIYDEENEPLFELANKYNLAVEIHPYDGEKFIKLENTAWRFHLIWMLAQCADAYHFLTLNGYQEKYPNMRTCFAHGGQLAQINLGRRIQGFDGRPDLFEGKHHPRKAVGHKNIFFDTLVHDTGGLELLIKNHGAKQVLMGLDDPYPLGEMESDKQSSYPGKILDLAMKRNILNQEEYDAIWEDNVIQWLCGENETAKEKLINRILS, from the coding sequence ATGAAAAAAAAACTTAGAATAAACGGTCATTCGCATTTGCTTCCTTACCCAGAGGAAATACCCGATTATATGCGTGAAAAAGGAATTTTTTGGGTTGATAAAGACAGAAAATATATGCTTCAAAAAGATTGGAGCAGACCTGTAACAGATTCATCATTCTTTTTACACGAAAAACTAGAATGGATGGAGCGTAATAAAATAGACCATGCTGTAGTACTTAATCTTTCGCAACTTTACGGTAATGGTTTACGCGTTGAAGAAATGAAAAAAGCCTTACGCTTTCAAAACGACTTTAATGCGAAAATACAGCATAATTACCCCAGTAAATTTACTTGTGGTTTTGTGGTCCATCCTGGTTTTGTAAGAAGTGCTTGTTGGGAAATTGAACGCTGTGTAGAAGAACATGGTTTACAACTATTATGCTTACCAACACATTATATGGACACCATTGGAACATGGCGTTGTATTTATGATGAAGAAAATGAACCGCTTTTTGAATTGGCTAACAAGTATAATTTAGCAGTAGAAATTCACCCCTATGATGGTGAAAAATTTATTAAGCTAGAAAATACTGCGTGGCGATTTCATTTAATTTGGATGTTAGCGCAATGTGCTGATGCCTATCATTTTTTAACATTAAACGGCTATCAAGAAAAATACCCTAATATGCGCACTTGTTTTGCTCATGGCGGACAACTAGCACAAATTAACTTAGGAAGACGCATTCAAGGGTTTGATGGCAGACCCGATTTATTTGAAGGCAAACACCATCCAAGAAAAGCTGTTGGGCATAAAAATATTTTCTTTGACACCTTAGTACATGATACAGGTGGGTTAGAATTATTAATAAAAAACCATGGCGCTAAACAGGTACTTATGGGACTAGATGACCCCTACCCTTTAGGCGAAATGGAAAGTGACAAACAATCATCTTACCCTGGGAAAATTTTAGATTTGGCAATGAAAAGAAATATTTTAAACCAAGAAGAATATGACGCTATTTGGGAAGATAATGTAATACAATGGCTTTGTGGAGAGAATGAAACCGCTAAAGAAAAACTAATAAATAGAATTTTATCTTAA